Genomic window (Sediminispirochaeta smaragdinae DSM 11293):
CATCTGCTTTTGCTGATTCAGTTCGTGGTAACCGATACTTGCCATGAGCTTTTCTTCTTCCGAAAAATGATACTGTGTATAGTCGATAACATCCTGAATGAGGCCTTTCATTTGGGTAGTAAGGTCTTTGTCGCTAAGATGGTCATAAAAACTATTCAGAATCTCGAGCCACTTTTTATGTTGCTCATCCATCTCCGGGATGCCCAGTTCGAATTTCGAGCTCCAAGCCATAAATCCCATAGTAACCTCCTGGTCGTAATGCTATTGTTGATAAAAATTCTATGAAACAAGAGATATGAATGCAAATTTAGATGCTTGCCGAAGAGTTTTTTGCAGTATAGGCTTGTGTCATGGAAGGGAACGTGGTCGAATTTGTTCGAAACGAGCTGGCGCTGCACGGTGATGATTCTGTTCGTGAAAGTGGAAAGCGCTTTTTCAAGGAAGAAACCAAGAGCTACGGCGTAAAGACCTCTGTGGTAACAAAGATTGCGAAATCCGGTTTTCGTGAACTTAAAGGCTTGGATAAGAATACAATTCTCGCCTTATGCGAAGAGCTCTGGAAGTCGGGGTACATGGAAGAGAGCTTTATTGCATGCCATTGGGCCTACGCCTTACGTGAGACGTTCATCCCCGATGATTTTGTGATTTTCGAAGGATGGGTGGAGCACTATGTGAGTAACTGGGCCTCTTGCGATACCCTCTGTAACCATACGGTGGGTGCCTTTGTCGAAATGTACCCCGAATATATCGAAAACCTGAAAAGGTGGGCGAAAAGCGAGGGTCGTTGGATGCGTCGGGCCGCTGCGGTGTCGCTTATCATCCCTGCAAGGTCGGGACTTTTTCTTGAAGATATTTTTGAGATTGCGGATACATTGCTGCTTGATCAAGATGACTTGGTGCAGAAAGGCTACGGCTGGATGCTGAAGGCGGCAAGTCAGGCCCATCAACGGGAGGTTTATGATTATGTCATGAGCAAGAAAGCCATGATGCCGAGGACCTCCCTGCGCTATGCCATCGAGAAAATGCCGAAAGAGCTGCGTGTAAAGGCAATGGCAAAACAATGAATCTTATTCCAGTATTTCCTTCATTTTGAGAAGGGTATTCCAATTACGTGCGGTGCAACTGGTCCCTAAGACTTTTTCCACATAGTCGATGGTCAGTTTTGACCTGCCTGCTCCGTTTCTATAATAGATATAAAGAAGATCTCCTCTTTCGTAGGTTTTTTCGATGATTTTGTCATCTGCTTCTATCGAAGCAAATCTTTCCGGGTCTACCTTACTTGTCAGCATCATAACCATCTTTTTGGCAGGCTCTGTTTCGGTTGTTGTATCAAAGGGGTCGCTCTGCAGCGTGTCGTTGATCTCCTCTTTCGTCTTTACCACCACTTCGATAGTCAGACCGAAAGCCTGTTCGATCATATCTTGCAGCTCTTTTTTTACTTCGCTTTTTTCTGCATTATGGAAAAAGAGAATATTACCGCTGTTGATATAGGTTTTCGGTGCCGAGAAGCCATGCCTTTCCATGGCCTCCCGTAGTTCGGCCATGGAAAGGCGGTTCTTCCCTCCGACGTTTACTCCCTTCAGAAATGCTGCATATTGATTCATGAGCAAGGCTTTCTTGTGTTGGGGGCCGGTGGATGCTTCATGCCAAGACGAAAATTTTCTCCTGTGGCCTTTCGCTTCCAGATAACAGTAACGCTTTGATTCATCGGATGGACAAGTTTTATTGCTCCTTTCCTGTTGCATTCGAGCACACAGGTTCCGCAATACCAGCACTCATCGGGATAGAGTACGATGGGCGGCTTGCCTTTTTCCGGATGAGGCATCAGGACATCTGAACGGCAGATATTCACGCAGAGGTTGCATCCGTTGCAAATGTCGGAGGCGAACTGGATCGGCTCATTTGGGGTTGGGGGATTGGGCAGCATGCGAGGGCTGTTCATTTGTGTGCCTCCTTTCCTGAAAGGCCGCCGTGGGCCAGGTAGTTTTCTTCCAAACTGGGAGCATTGGAATCCTTTAGAAAATAATCGAAGGGCAAATCACGGATTTCTGCCCCTTCCTTGCCTTTGCGAAGGGCTATGAGCTTTCTCCATTCGGGAGGGTCCATCCTAGGATAATCGATCCGGTTGAAGCAGAGGTAATCGCTGGAAGCCTTACGTGCCAGGCTGGCGTGGATAACAGCCTCGCAGACATCGAGCATGGCAAGACACTCGACGGCATGGATAAGCTCATGGGGATTGGCAGCGGAAACTGAGGCTGCTTCGGACTCTCGGATTTCTCCGATGAGTCTCAGGCCTTCGGAAAGCCCCCCCTCGCTCTTGAACTGGCCGCAGTAGTCCTGCATCACCCGTCCTATGCCGGCGTTCAGTTCTTTCCAGCCGATGGGGTGCCCCTCGGGGTTGAGAGGGGCGTAGACACGCTTTTTTTCCCGTTTGATCTGCTCGTCGTCCACCGGGACTTCCTCGGCCGATGATGCAAAATCGGCGGCCCTGCGTCCGGCAAACCGGCCGCTTGCAGCGGCTCCGGAATGGGCACCGGCCCCAAATACGGCCCCTCCTGCAGCATAGAGCCCTTCCAGGTTGGTCCTCAGGTCCCAGTCGACCACCACGCCGCCACAACCCCACATGCGCCATTGGGGTGCTCCCACCCCTGCCCAGAAATTGGAATGACAATAGGCTGATGGGTCCATGACCGGTACCGCGAGCATGTCCTTGTCGGGGTCGAAACCTGCTTTCGTTAGGGTTTCATAAACCGGTATGCGCGTCCTTCCTTCGTTGCCGACCATAAGGCCGAAGATAGCTCTTCGCTCTTTTTCCGGCATACGGGAAAGGTCTGCGTAGAGGGGGAGTACGAACTCTCCGCTGCGAATCCTATCGGGAAGATCCGGGGCGAGTTTTTTGTTTTGGTTTTCGTAACTGGGAGGAACCCGTAACCCGTCGCCCAGCATGAAGCGCTGTCCCTGTGCGGGACGAAACCGTTCCTCGATAGAAGAGAGCTCCTTATCATCCCGGTCTACCCAGGGAATTTCCTTACCGTTTGCATCCACAATGGGGCAGCCGTGCCAGGTGTTATGGGCATTTCCTACCGCATAAGAGATGTAGGCAAGGGTTCCGGAATCGGGGAAGGACTCTTCCAATCGGGTGAACTCGGCCCCGGCCCGCCATGCGGCGGAAACCCCTTCTCCCGTACAGTTCGGGTCGCGAAAAGTGGATCGATATTCCGTGGAAAAGTTCCAGATACGACCGGGAAGCCCCGTGGCCAGAACAACGGCCTTTGCTTCGATGATATAGAACTCGCCGGTGCGGGTGTGGATTCCCATGGCTCCGCAGACCCTGCGGGACGCACCTTCACCCTCAACAAGGAAAGCGGTAATCATCACCCGATCCAGGATTTCAACGCCAAGCTTGCGCATCCCTTTGTAAAGGGAGGGCTTTATGTTATGCCCCCAGACG
Coding sequences:
- a CDS encoding DUF1697 domain-containing protein, with amino-acid sequence MNQYAAFLKGVNVGGKNRLSMAELREAMERHGFSAPKTYINSGNILFFHNAEKSEVKKELQDMIEQAFGLTIEVVVKTKEEINDTLQSDPFDTTTETEPAKKMVMMLTSKVDPERFASIEADDKIIEKTYERGDLLYIYYRNGAGRSKLTIDYVEKVLGTSCTARNWNTLLKMKEILE
- a CDS encoding DNA alkylation repair protein, with translation MEGNVVEFVRNELALHGDDSVRESGKRFFKEETKSYGVKTSVVTKIAKSGFRELKGLDKNTILALCEELWKSGYMEESFIACHWAYALRETFIPDDFVIFEGWVEHYVSNWASCDTLCNHTVGAFVEMYPEYIENLKRWAKSEGRWMRRAAAVSLIIPARSGLFLEDIFEIADTLLLDQDDLVQKGYGWMLKAASQAHQREVYDYVMSKKAMMPRTSLRYAIEKMPKELRVKAMAKQ
- a CDS encoding 4Fe-4S dicluster domain-containing protein gives rise to the protein MNSPRMLPNPPTPNEPIQFASDICNGCNLCVNICRSDVLMPHPEKGKPPIVLYPDECWYCGTCVLECNRKGAIKLVHPMNQSVTVIWKRKATGENFRLGMKHPPAPNTRKPCS
- a CDS encoding bacteriohemerythrin, giving the protein MGFMAWSSKFELGIPEMDEQHKKWLEILNSFYDHLSDKDLTTQMKGLIQDVIDYTQYHFSEEEKLMASIGYHELNQQKQMHKEITDKIIRFKQRLDAGNLVISTAVTSELKSWFKEHIMVEDKKYAEKYFQVTQKGGI
- a CDS encoding FAD-dependent oxidoreductase; translation: MSTWHEYLNEGNPVPLWPYPVNYGRENRLSTDVLIFGGGIAGSHAAIGARKAGARVLVVEKEATKWSGNGGAGVDHWLSACTNPCSKITPEEYTKRVLIDCGGYDCGPLRYISSRESWEALLDCESMGVKIRDTDEEFKGAAFRDEETGLLFAYDYENRCEIRVWGHNIKPSLYKGMRKLGVEILDRVMITAFLVEGEGASRRVCGAMGIHTRTGEFYIIEAKAVVLATGLPGRIWNFSTEYRSTFRDPNCTGEGVSAAWRAGAEFTRLEESFPDSGTLAYISYAVGNAHNTWHGCPIVDANGKEIPWVDRDDKELSSIEERFRPAQGQRFMLGDGLRVPPSYENQNKKLAPDLPDRIRSGEFVLPLYADLSRMPEKERRAIFGLMVGNEGRTRIPVYETLTKAGFDPDKDMLAVPVMDPSAYCHSNFWAGVGAPQWRMWGCGGVVVDWDLRTNLEGLYAAGGAVFGAGAHSGAAASGRFAGRRAADFASSAEEVPVDDEQIKREKKRVYAPLNPEGHPIGWKELNAGIGRVMQDYCGQFKSEGGLSEGLRLIGEIRESEAASVSAANPHELIHAVECLAMLDVCEAVIHASLARKASSDYLCFNRIDYPRMDPPEWRKLIALRKGKEGAEIRDLPFDYFLKDSNAPSLEENYLAHGGLSGKEAHK